A window of Hymenobacter siberiensis genomic DNA:
TCACGATGTACGACGTCCGCCTGCGCCTCAGCAACCAGGTGGTGGAGGAAGTGCGCATGCACTTCCAGCAGTTGGCCTTCGATACCATCATTCCCCGCAACGTGAAGCTGAGCGAGTCGCCCAGCTTCGGTATCCCCGTCATCCTGCACGATGCCGAGAGTAAAGGCTCTATCAGCTACCTCAACCTGGCCCGCGAAATCGTGGAAAAGAACAGCGTGGAAGCCACCGAGGAAACGGCGGAGGACGAGCGGATTTAGGGTTTGATTTTCGGTTCAGATTATGATTGATAGACGAACCGACCCGGCTGCTTGGGCAACTTTTATGTACGAGTTAGAGGATGCGCAAGAGCATCTATCAAACTTGTGCAAAGAACTGTATAACAACTGTGAATACGGCGAGATTGAACTCCAAATTGATATCGCCCACGTCTATTCCCATCTGAATCGGGCTTGGAATGGAAGGAATGCCACAGATAAATAATCTGATGATGCATCACTTTGGCGCCAATGGAGCCGATTCCCAACTGATGTAGAACCTCTATAAAGATAATCTGAGCAGTTGAAAAGCCCCAGCGGGGCGACATATCGGTAGCAACTCCAGCTTCTCCAGATTCTTAAAGCCCCAGCGGGGCGGCATTCGTTGAACGAGTGTCGCCCCGCTGGGGCTTCGCCATTCTCACGCCCTGGTTTTGCTACCGATATGCCGCCCCGCTGGGGCTCAAATCTAACTGTATTAAAGCCTAATTTCAACCTCAACCGCTCGCCCCAAACTTATCGGCTTGCCCTTCGCCCAACAATCCGTAATTTTGACATCCGTTGCCGAGTGCCTTTTATGGGCCCGGCCGATGAACTATGGCTTTAGAGAAGAACGAAGAGAAATTGCAAGCTGCCCTGGCCGCCGCCGCCGCAGTGAAACGCAAGAGCGGGCTGGGCCGGGGCCTCAACGCCCTGATTGAAGGCAGCTACGAGAAAAAAGGCGACCGGCCCAACTCCGGCGACCGGCTCGTGTCGCACCCCGTCAATTCGGTGGGCTTCATTTCCGTCGAGCACATCGAGGCCAACCCCTACCAGCCCCGCACGCACTTCGATAAGGAAGCGCTGCAGGAACTGGCCGACAGTATTAAAATTCAGGGCATTATTCAGCCCGTAACGCTGCGCCAGCTCGGCACCAACTCCTACCAGCTCATCAGCGGCGAGCGCCGCCTGCAGGCCTCCAAACTGGCCGGCCTGGATACGATTCCCGCCTACATCCGCAAGGCCGACGACCAGCAGATGCTGGAAATGGCCCTGATTGAGAACATTCAGCGCGAAAACCTGAATGCCATCGAAATTGCCCTCAGCTACCAGCGCCTGCTGAGCGAGTGCAACCTGCGCCAGGAAGAGCTGGGCGACCGCGTAGGCAAGAACCGCACGACCGTGACCAACTACCTGCGCCTGCTGAAGCTGCCGCCCGATGTGCAGATTGGCCTGCGCGATGCCGAAATCAGCATGGGCCACGCCCGCGCCCTCATCGGCCTCGACGATGCCAAGCTGCAGGTCGAGCTGTTTCGCAAAACCGTGGCCGAGGAGCTCTCCGTGCGCCGCGTGGAGGAGCTGGTGCGCAACGGCTACGGCCGCAACGGCACCGAGGCCAAGCCCAAGACCGACGGCGATGCCACGCCCGCGCCGCCCGCCGTGCCGGTGGCCGAAATCCGCCGCGCCGAGCGCCACCTCACCGACCGGTTTGGCTCGCGCGTGCAGGTGCGCCCCACGCCCAAGGGCAACGGCGAAATCAAAATCGCCTTCGATTCGGTGGAGGATATGCAGCGCATTCTGCACATTCTGCAGCCATCGTAACCCGTCCGTATTGGTGCCCGCGCCCGTTAGGGGGCGCGGAGCACGCTAAATACCGGCCCTTGCCGTTAGCTGGTTTGTTATGAAAAAACGGATTTCCTTTCTGGCCTTTGCTGGGTTGCTTCTGGGTAGCCTGCTGGCCAGCCACGCTGGCTACGCGCAGGTATTCGACCCGAACCCGGCGCCCACTCGTACCCCGGCCGCCATTCTGGCCGACACCACCGAGCGCCGGGAAGTGGTGGTGACGCCCGCCGCCAAGAGGCAAAAAGCCGCCGCCGACTCGGCCAAGCGCACCGAGCACATGTTCCGCGCCTTTGGTTTCAAAGGCATCCGCCTTACGCGGCCCGGCAAGGCGGCCATGCTGGCCCTGGTGCTACCCGGCGCGGGCCAGATTTACAACCACCGCTACTGGAAGCTGCCGCTGGTGTACGGTGCGTTGGGCGGTGTGATTTACGGCGAATGGTATTACCAAAAGCACTACCATGATTTTGCCTACGCCTACAATGAGGTAACGTCCGGCCGAAAAAAAGTACTCGACCCGGAATTTAAAAGCGGTGCTGAACTAGTGCGTAGCAGAGAGGGTCTCAACAGCGGCGTGATATTCTACCGGGGCTACCGCGACATTTTCTACCTCTACATTGGCCTGGCCTACGGCCTGCAAATCGTGGATGCGCTGGTTGATGCCCACCTCCAGGATTTTGACGTGAGCGATGACCTGAGCCTGCACTGGGAACCCCGCATGCTAGCCGTGCCCGGGCAAACGAGCTTCCTGCCCACGGCCCCGGGCGTCATGTTTGCGCTGCGGGTGAAATAAGCATTCCGGCCACTTTCCCCTCTCCATCTGCCAGTTACTGCATTCCGACTACCTAAACAAATGAAAATCCTCCTCATCGGCTACGGCAAAATGGGCCAGACCATTGGCGCGCTGGCCGCCCAGCGCGGGCACGAAATTACGGGCATTGTGGACCCGCACGCCAGCCAGTCGAACATCCGCGATTTCACGCCGGAAACCGTCGACGTTGCCAT
This region includes:
- a CDS encoding DUF5683 domain-containing protein, which codes for MKKRISFLAFAGLLLGSLLASHAGYAQVFDPNPAPTRTPAAILADTTERREVVVTPAAKRQKAAADSAKRTEHMFRAFGFKGIRLTRPGKAAMLALVLPGAGQIYNHRYWKLPLVYGALGGVIYGEWYYQKHYHDFAYAYNEVTSGRKKVLDPEFKSGAELVRSREGLNSGVIFYRGYRDIFYLYIGLAYGLQIVDALVDAHLQDFDVSDDLSLHWEPRMLAVPGQTSFLPTAPGVMFALRVK
- a CDS encoding ParB/RepB/Spo0J family partition protein, which gives rise to MALEKNEEKLQAALAAAAAVKRKSGLGRGLNALIEGSYEKKGDRPNSGDRLVSHPVNSVGFISVEHIEANPYQPRTHFDKEALQELADSIKIQGIIQPVTLRQLGTNSYQLISGERRLQASKLAGLDTIPAYIRKADDQQMLEMALIENIQRENLNAIEIALSYQRLLSECNLRQEELGDRVGKNRTTVTNYLRLLKLPPDVQIGLRDAEISMGHARALIGLDDAKLQVELFRKTVAEELSVRRVEELVRNGYGRNGTEAKPKTDGDATPAPPAVPVAEIRRAERHLTDRFGSRVQVRPTPKGNGEIKIAFDSVEDMQRILHILQPS